Proteins co-encoded in one Lysobacter solisilvae genomic window:
- a CDS encoding DUF1611 domain-containing protein yields the protein MIFLNYDVSLPQPYLLFLGDTTEPGYAKTAFGLRDWAGERCVGEFACAGATVTTGLRAMTPAQAHAAGARALVIGVANAGGFIPATWLAALVEAMEAGLDIISGMHARLRDFDVLRDTADRLGRRLIDVRQPPAGIPVASGRRRGGRRLLTLGTDCALGKKYTALALTRAFTARGVDATFRATGQTGILIAGGGIPMDAVVADFAAGAAELLSPETAADHWDVIEGQGSLFHPAYAGVSLALLHGSQPDVIVVCHEPGRERVLGHPGYAVPDIGETIELALRLGARTNAGIRCAGVSLNTSKLDVAAARHVIAQTRERLGLPVADPLRGGEAFELLVDACLRTDT from the coding sequence GTGATTTTCTTGAACTACGACGTCTCGCTTCCGCAGCCCTACCTGCTGTTCCTCGGCGACACGACCGAGCCGGGCTACGCGAAGACCGCGTTCGGGCTGCGCGACTGGGCTGGTGAACGCTGCGTCGGCGAATTCGCCTGCGCAGGCGCCACCGTCACCACCGGCCTGCGCGCGATGACACCGGCGCAGGCCCATGCCGCGGGCGCGCGGGCGCTGGTGATCGGCGTGGCCAATGCCGGTGGCTTCATCCCGGCAACCTGGCTTGCGGCGCTGGTGGAAGCGATGGAGGCCGGTCTGGATATCATCAGCGGCATGCACGCCCGGCTGCGCGACTTCGATGTCCTGCGCGACACCGCCGACCGCCTCGGCCGCCGGCTGATCGACGTGCGGCAACCGCCGGCCGGCATTCCGGTCGCGTCCGGCCGCCGTCGCGGCGGTCGGCGCCTGCTCACGCTGGGCACCGATTGCGCGCTGGGCAAGAAATACACCGCGCTCGCGCTGACCCGGGCTTTCACTGCGCGTGGCGTCGATGCGACCTTCCGCGCGACCGGGCAGACCGGGATCCTGATCGCCGGCGGCGGCATTCCCATGGACGCGGTGGTCGCCGACTTCGCCGCGGGCGCCGCCGAGCTGCTCTCGCCCGAAACCGCCGCCGACCACTGGGACGTCATCGAAGGGCAGGGCTCGCTGTTCCATCCGGCCTACGCCGGCGTGTCGCTGGCGCTGCTGCACGGCAGCCAGCCCGATGTGATCGTGGTCTGCCACGAACCCGGCCGCGAACGCGTACTGGGCCACCCCGGTTACGCCGTGCCCGACATCGGCGAGACCATCGAGCTGGCCTTGCGGTTGGGGGCCCGCACGAACGCCGGCATACGCTGCGCAGGCGTCAGCCTGAACACGTCGAAGCTGGATGTGGCCGCGGCACGACACGTGATCGCGCAGACCCGGGAGCGCCTGGGACTGCCGGTCGCCGACCCCCTGCGCGGCGGCGAGGCGTTTGAACTGCTCGTCGACGCCTGCCTGCGGACGGACACCTGA
- a CDS encoding YkvI family membrane protein: protein MGNVSATSSRFQRLILPGLAFKAAVIGGGYATGRELAEYFIPSGPQGGVLAILVAMVCWSVVCALTFALAHATRRFDYHGLFGDLLGPFAFVFELAYLVFMVLILAVFGAAAGAIGEAMFGWPKLVGTLALMVGIGVFTAFGNQSVERLFKWVSFFLYGIYVLFVVFVLSSFGDRALAIFQTPVPTDGWLSGGLTYAGYNIVGAVIVLPLARHFTSRRDAVVAGVLAGPLAMVPGLLFFICMVAWYPQIGAQALPSDYMLGKLDMPVFHLLFQAMIFSALLESGAAAVHATNERIAVAWRERRKAELPHAWRFFIAAAVLVGSIFIADRFGLVALIAKGYRGLAYLFLAVYVLPLLTVGVWRLWRRAPRAAVVPFHEA from the coding sequence ATGGGCAACGTGAGCGCCACCTCGAGCCGGTTCCAGCGCCTGATCCTTCCCGGCCTGGCCTTCAAGGCCGCGGTGATCGGCGGCGGCTACGCGACCGGCCGCGAACTGGCGGAGTACTTCATCCCCAGCGGTCCGCAAGGCGGCGTCCTGGCGATCCTGGTGGCGATGGTGTGCTGGAGCGTGGTGTGCGCGCTGACCTTCGCGCTCGCGCACGCGACGCGGCGCTTCGACTACCACGGCCTCTTCGGCGACCTGCTCGGGCCGTTCGCCTTCGTGTTCGAACTGGCGTACCTGGTGTTCATGGTGCTGATCCTCGCCGTGTTCGGCGCGGCCGCGGGGGCGATCGGGGAAGCGATGTTCGGCTGGCCCAAGCTCGTCGGCACGCTGGCGCTGATGGTGGGGATCGGCGTGTTCACCGCCTTCGGGAACCAGTCTGTCGAAAGGCTGTTCAAGTGGGTGTCGTTCTTCCTGTACGGCATCTACGTGCTGTTCGTCGTCTTCGTGCTGTCCTCGTTCGGCGACCGCGCCCTGGCGATCTTCCAGACCCCGGTACCCACCGATGGCTGGCTCTCCGGCGGGCTCACCTACGCCGGCTACAACATCGTCGGCGCGGTGATCGTGCTGCCATTGGCGCGCCACTTCACCTCGCGGCGCGACGCGGTCGTCGCCGGCGTGCTGGCCGGGCCGCTGGCGATGGTGCCCGGCCTGCTGTTCTTCATCTGCATGGTCGCCTGGTATCCGCAGATCGGCGCGCAAGCGCTGCCATCGGACTACATGCTGGGCAAACTGGACATGCCGGTGTTCCACCTGCTGTTCCAGGCAATGATCTTCAGCGCGCTGCTGGAAAGCGGCGCCGCCGCGGTGCACGCCACCAACGAACGCATCGCCGTGGCGTGGCGCGAGCGCCGCAAGGCGGAGCTGCCCCATGCCTGGCGCTTCTTCATTGCCGCGGCGGTGCTGGTCGGCTCGATCTTCATCGCCGACCGCTTCGGCCTGGTCGCGCTGATCGCGAAGGGCTACCGCGGCCTGGCCTACCTGTTCCTGGC